The Meiothermus cerbereus DSM 11376 DNA window GGCCTCGCTAAAGAAGCTGCCCTGGGCGGGCTGGGCGTTGCGAACACCGGCGTAGTCGGGCCAGGTGCCAATCACGGTGGCGTTGAGGTTGTTGGCCCCCACCTTGATCTGCTGGTTGCTTTGCAAGGCCGGGGCCACGCCGGCCAGGCGGCCTGCGAAGGCCGATTTCACCGCTTCGGCGTCGGCCAGGGTGATGGTCTGGGGCCCCCCAAAGCGCACCAGGCCAAAGCCCCCGCCCCGCCCTCCGGTGTTGCTGCCGATGGTGAGCAGGTTGGTACCCAGGCTCTGCAGGGTGCGGGTAATGTTGGCGGTAGAGCCCTGCCCCACCATGGTCAGCGCCACCACCGCCGCCACCCCGATAATCACCCCCAGGGTGGTTAGAACCGAGCGCAAGGGGTTGCCCAGAATGGCCCGCCAGGCGATGCGGAACACCTGCCAAAGGTTCATTCCGGCTGCGTGCGAACGCACTTTTTTGGGCGCTTGCGTTACCATGGATGCGCTCATGCCAAACCTCCTACAGCCCGTTTGCGGTGGGGATTGGGGCCGTCGGACTCGATCTGCCCGTCGCGAATGCGCACGATGCGTCCGGTGTAATCGGCGATGTCGGCCTCGTGGGTCACGATAATGACGCAGGTGCCCTCGTCGTTGAGCTCCTGGAACAGCCGCATCACCTCGCCGGCGGTTTTGGAGTCGAGGTTGCCGGTCGGCTCGTCGGCCAGCAGGATGGAGGGGCGCAGGGTCAGGGCCCGGGCGATGGCCACCCGCTGCTTCTGGCCGCCCGAGAGCTGGGAGGGCAGGTTTTTGAGCTTGTCCCCCAGCCCCACCTTGTGCAGCACTTCAACCGCCCGCTCCCGCCGTTCGTGGGGGCTATAACCGGCGTAGGTGAGGGGCACCTCCACGTTTTCCAGTACGTTCAGGCGCGGCAGCAGGTGAAAGGCCTGGAAAACGAAGCCAATCTCCTGGTTGCGTACCTCGGCCCGCTCGTTTTCGGTCAGGGTGGTCACGTCCCGCCCGGCCAGGACATAGCGCCCCTCGGTGGGGCGGTCGAGCAGGCCGATAATCTGCATCAGGGTGGTTTTGCCCGAGCCCGAGGGCCCCATCAGGGCCACCATCTCGCCCGTGCGAATCTCCAGCGAAACCCCTTTGAGGGCCTCGAACTCCAGCGCCCCGCTTT harbors:
- a CDS encoding ABC transporter ATP-binding protein; its protein translation is MTVVALDQVRKVYKSGALEFEALKGVSLEIRTGEMVALMGPSGSGKTTLMQIIGLLDRPTEGRYVLAGRDVTTLTENERAEVRNQEIGFVFQAFHLLPRLNVLENVEVPLTYAGYSPHERRERAVEVLHKVGLGDKLKNLPSQLSGGQKQRVAIARALTLRPSILLADEPTGNLDSKTAGEVMRLFQELNDEGTCVIIVTHEADIADYTGRIVRIRDGQIESDGPNPHRKRAVGGLA